A single genomic interval of Daucus carota subsp. sativus chromosome 1, DH1 v3.0, whole genome shotgun sequence harbors:
- the LOC108206912 gene encoding protein STRUBBELIG-RECEPTOR FAMILY 8 isoform X1, with amino-acid sequence MNIKYTHLRFEFRLLLLIALIFSFSVVQGITDSSDVEALQELYSSLNSSSQLSRWTSIGGDPCEESWLGITCQGSSIVSIQISGLGLSGSMGYMLSSLGSLKTLDVSDNRIHESIPYQLPPNLIKFRNIANNNFSGNLPYSIASLVSLNYLNTSSNSLGQSIGDIFANLTDLLTMDLSHNNFTGYLPTSFASLSNLLVLHVQNNQLSGSLNVLEGLPLADLNVANNNFSGSIPHKISSISNFIYDRNSFDESPAPPPPRPLGRHHHTSSGSLTSWGSDGQSCNSVKGNKNRLTVGPIVAIILGSLVVVVLAAVVLFAGVREKKRNDNTIKHSFGNIPRIQMKVNNEGHEQRVKPTPTTLNLTSLSTENLLSHKMQGNNGSVNVVKSPVTATSYNIGSLQGATNSFSQEKLVGEGSLGRVYRGQFHNGKVMAIKKIENAALSLQDEDNFLEAISHMSRLRHPNIVPLTGYCTEHGQRLLVHDYIANGSLQDMLYLSDDRIKVLTWNVRIKLALGIARALEYLHEVCLPSVVHRNLKSANILLDQELNPYLSDCGLAALLPNTERQVSSAKMVGSFGYSAPEFALSGIYTVKSDIYSFGVLMLELLTGRKPLDSSRVRAEQSLVRWATPQLHDLDALAKMVDPTLNGLYAAKSLLQLAEIISLCVQPEPEFRPSAPEVVQALVQLSQRASVQKRRSSEE; translated from the exons ATGAACATTAAATATACGCATTTGCGTTTCGAGTTTCGTCTTCTGCTGCTGATAGcgttaattttcagttttagtGTTGTTCAAGGGATCACTGATTCTTCTGATG TTGAAGCACTACAAGAGTTGTACAGTTCATTGAATTCTTCTTCACAGCTTAGCAGATGGACATCAATAGGTGGTGATCCATGTGAGGAATCCTGGTTGGGAATTACTTGTCAAGGTTCTTCTATTGTTTCTAT TCAAATTTCTGGGCTAGGGCTCAGTGGCTCAATGGGCTACATGCTTTCGAGTCTTGGTTCACTGAAAACATT AGACGTAAGCGACAACAGGATTCATGAGTCAATTCCTTATCAGTTACCACCGAATCTTATTAAATT CAGGAATATTGCAAACAACAACTTCAGTGGGAATCTTCCTTATTCTATTGCTAGCTTGGTCTCTCTTAATTATCT GAACACAAGCAGCAATTCGCTTGGTCAGTCTATTGGAGATATATTTGCAAATCTTACCGACCTTCTGACCAT GGATCTCTCTCACAACAACTTCACTGGATATCTTCCCACTTCCTTTGCCTCATTGTCAAATCTTTTGGTTCT TCATGTGCAGAACAATCAGTTGTCTGGTTCACTTAATGTTCTAGAAGGGTTGCCTTTGGCTGATTT AAATGTCGCAAACAACAATTTTAGTGGATCAATACCACATAAGATCAGTTCTATTAGCAACTTCAT ATATGACAGGAATTCATTTGATGAGAGTCCTGCACCTCCTCCTCCACGGCCGCTTGGTAGACATCACCATACTTCTTCAGGTTCACTCACATCTTGGGGTTCTGATGGCCAGTCATGCAATTCAGTTAAAGGAAACAAGAACAGACTGACAGTTGGACCTATAGTAGCCATTATTTTGGGTTCTTTAGTGGTGGTAGTTTTGGCTGCGGTTGTCCTTTTTGCAGGAGTtcgagaaaagaaaaggaatgacaaCACAATAAAACATTCGTTTGGAAATATTCCTCGTATCCAAATGAAAG TGAATAATGAGGGCCATGAGCAGAGAGTAAAACCCACCCCAACGACATTGAATTTAACATCTCTTTCTACAGAGAACCTGCTGTCTCACAAGATGCAAGGAAATAATGGGTCTGTCAATGTAGTTAAATCACCCGTAACTGCTACATCTTATAATATTGGCAGTCTTCAAGGCGCAACAAACAGCTTTAGTCAAGAAAAACTTGTTGGTGAAGGTTCCCTTGGTCGTGTTTACAGGGGACAGTTCCATAATGGGAAG GTGATGGCcattaagaagattgaaaatGCAGCATTGTCATTGCAAGACGAAGATAATTTTCTAGAAGCTATTTCACATATGTCACGCCTTCGGCACCCAAACATTGTTCCCCTAACAGGTTATTGTACAGAACACGGGCAACGTCTTCTTGTTCATGATTATATAGCAAATGGGAGCTTGCAAGACATGCTGTACTTGTCTGATGATAGGATTAAAGTGTTGACATGGAATGTTCGTATAAAATTGGCTCTTGGCATTGCTCGCGCTCTTGA GTACTTGCATGAAGTGTGCCTGCCTTCAGTGGTTCACAGAAACTTAAAGTCTGCAAACATATTACTTGACCAAGAGCTGAATCCCTACTTGTCAGATTGTGGCCTAGCTGCTCTGCTACCAAATACAGAGCGACAG GTATCATCAGCTAAAATGGTTGGTTCATTTGGTTATAGTGCTCCTGAATTTGCCTTGTCTGGAATATACACTGTAAAAAGTGACATATATAGTTTTGGAGTATTGATGTTGGAGCTATTAACAGGCCGCAAGCCATTGGATAG TTCAAGGGTGAGAGCAGAGCAGTCTCTTGTAAGATGGGCTACTCCTCAGCTTCATGACTTAGATGCTCTGGCAAAGATGGTTGATCCTACACTAAACGGCCTGTATGCAGCAAAATCTTTGTTGCAATTGGCTGAAATAATTTCCCTCTGTGTCCAg CCCGAACCTGAGTTTCGGCCTTCTGCGCCTGAAGTTGTGCAAGCTTTGGTCCAATTGTCACAAAGGGCAAGTGTACAAAAAAGGCGATCAAGTGAGGAGTGA
- the LOC108206912 gene encoding protein STRUBBELIG-RECEPTOR FAMILY 8 isoform X4, which yields MNIKYTHLRFEFRLLLLIALIFSFSVVQGITDSSDVEALQELYSSLNSSSQLSRWTSIGGDPCEESWLGITCQGSSIVSIDVSDNRIHESIPYQLPPNLIKLNIANNNFSGNLPYSIASLVSLNYLNTSSNSLGQSIGDIFANLTDLLTMDLSHNNFTGYLPTSFASLSNLLVLHVQNNQLSGSLNVLEGLPLADLNVANNNFSGSIPHKISSISNFIYDRNSFDESPAPPPPRPLGRHHHTSSGSLTSWGSDGQSCNSVKGNKNRLTVGPIVAIILGSLVVVVLAAVVLFAGVREKKRNDNTIKHSFGNIPRIQMKVNNEGHEQRVKPTPTTLNLTSLSTENLLSHKMQGNNGSVNVVKSPVTATSYNIGSLQGATNSFSQEKLVGEGSLGRVYRGQFHNGKVMAIKKIENAALSLQDEDNFLEAISHMSRLRHPNIVPLTGYCTEHGQRLLVHDYIANGSLQDMLYLSDDRIKVLTWNVRIKLALGIARALEYLHEVCLPSVVHRNLKSANILLDQELNPYLSDCGLAALLPNTERQVSSAKMVGSFGYSAPEFALSGIYTVKSDIYSFGVLMLELLTGRKPLDSSRVRAEQSLVRWATPQLHDLDALAKMVDPTLNGLYAAKSLLQLAEIISLCVQPEPEFRPSAPEVVQALVQLSQRASVQKRRSSEE from the exons ATGAACATTAAATATACGCATTTGCGTTTCGAGTTTCGTCTTCTGCTGCTGATAGcgttaattttcagttttagtGTTGTTCAAGGGATCACTGATTCTTCTGATG TTGAAGCACTACAAGAGTTGTACAGTTCATTGAATTCTTCTTCACAGCTTAGCAGATGGACATCAATAGGTGGTGATCCATGTGAGGAATCCTGGTTGGGAATTACTTGTCAAGGTTCTTCTATTGTTTCTAT AGACGTAAGCGACAACAGGATTCATGAGTCAATTCCTTATCAGTTACCACCGAATCTTATTAAATT GAATATTGCAAACAACAACTTCAGTGGGAATCTTCCTTATTCTATTGCTAGCTTGGTCTCTCTTAATTATCT GAACACAAGCAGCAATTCGCTTGGTCAGTCTATTGGAGATATATTTGCAAATCTTACCGACCTTCTGACCAT GGATCTCTCTCACAACAACTTCACTGGATATCTTCCCACTTCCTTTGCCTCATTGTCAAATCTTTTGGTTCT TCATGTGCAGAACAATCAGTTGTCTGGTTCACTTAATGTTCTAGAAGGGTTGCCTTTGGCTGATTT AAATGTCGCAAACAACAATTTTAGTGGATCAATACCACATAAGATCAGTTCTATTAGCAACTTCAT ATATGACAGGAATTCATTTGATGAGAGTCCTGCACCTCCTCCTCCACGGCCGCTTGGTAGACATCACCATACTTCTTCAGGTTCACTCACATCTTGGGGTTCTGATGGCCAGTCATGCAATTCAGTTAAAGGAAACAAGAACAGACTGACAGTTGGACCTATAGTAGCCATTATTTTGGGTTCTTTAGTGGTGGTAGTTTTGGCTGCGGTTGTCCTTTTTGCAGGAGTtcgagaaaagaaaaggaatgacaaCACAATAAAACATTCGTTTGGAAATATTCCTCGTATCCAAATGAAAG TGAATAATGAGGGCCATGAGCAGAGAGTAAAACCCACCCCAACGACATTGAATTTAACATCTCTTTCTACAGAGAACCTGCTGTCTCACAAGATGCAAGGAAATAATGGGTCTGTCAATGTAGTTAAATCACCCGTAACTGCTACATCTTATAATATTGGCAGTCTTCAAGGCGCAACAAACAGCTTTAGTCAAGAAAAACTTGTTGGTGAAGGTTCCCTTGGTCGTGTTTACAGGGGACAGTTCCATAATGGGAAG GTGATGGCcattaagaagattgaaaatGCAGCATTGTCATTGCAAGACGAAGATAATTTTCTAGAAGCTATTTCACATATGTCACGCCTTCGGCACCCAAACATTGTTCCCCTAACAGGTTATTGTACAGAACACGGGCAACGTCTTCTTGTTCATGATTATATAGCAAATGGGAGCTTGCAAGACATGCTGTACTTGTCTGATGATAGGATTAAAGTGTTGACATGGAATGTTCGTATAAAATTGGCTCTTGGCATTGCTCGCGCTCTTGA GTACTTGCATGAAGTGTGCCTGCCTTCAGTGGTTCACAGAAACTTAAAGTCTGCAAACATATTACTTGACCAAGAGCTGAATCCCTACTTGTCAGATTGTGGCCTAGCTGCTCTGCTACCAAATACAGAGCGACAG GTATCATCAGCTAAAATGGTTGGTTCATTTGGTTATAGTGCTCCTGAATTTGCCTTGTCTGGAATATACACTGTAAAAAGTGACATATATAGTTTTGGAGTATTGATGTTGGAGCTATTAACAGGCCGCAAGCCATTGGATAG TTCAAGGGTGAGAGCAGAGCAGTCTCTTGTAAGATGGGCTACTCCTCAGCTTCATGACTTAGATGCTCTGGCAAAGATGGTTGATCCTACACTAAACGGCCTGTATGCAGCAAAATCTTTGTTGCAATTGGCTGAAATAATTTCCCTCTGTGTCCAg CCCGAACCTGAGTTTCGGCCTTCTGCGCCTGAAGTTGTGCAAGCTTTGGTCCAATTGTCACAAAGGGCAAGTGTACAAAAAAGGCGATCAAGTGAGGAGTGA
- the LOC108206912 gene encoding protein STRUBBELIG-RECEPTOR FAMILY 8 isoform X3 — translation MNIKYTHLRFEFRLLLLIALIFSFSVVQGITDSSDVEALQELYSSLNSSSQLSRWTSIGGDPCEESWLGITCQGSSIVSIDVSDNRIHESIPYQLPPNLIKFRNIANNNFSGNLPYSIASLVSLNYLNTSSNSLGQSIGDIFANLTDLLTMDLSHNNFTGYLPTSFASLSNLLVLHVQNNQLSGSLNVLEGLPLADLNVANNNFSGSIPHKISSISNFIYDRNSFDESPAPPPPRPLGRHHHTSSGSLTSWGSDGQSCNSVKGNKNRLTVGPIVAIILGSLVVVVLAAVVLFAGVREKKRNDNTIKHSFGNIPRIQMKVNNEGHEQRVKPTPTTLNLTSLSTENLLSHKMQGNNGSVNVVKSPVTATSYNIGSLQGATNSFSQEKLVGEGSLGRVYRGQFHNGKVMAIKKIENAALSLQDEDNFLEAISHMSRLRHPNIVPLTGYCTEHGQRLLVHDYIANGSLQDMLYLSDDRIKVLTWNVRIKLALGIARALEYLHEVCLPSVVHRNLKSANILLDQELNPYLSDCGLAALLPNTERQVSSAKMVGSFGYSAPEFALSGIYTVKSDIYSFGVLMLELLTGRKPLDSSRVRAEQSLVRWATPQLHDLDALAKMVDPTLNGLYAAKSLLQLAEIISLCVQPEPEFRPSAPEVVQALVQLSQRASVQKRRSSEE, via the exons ATGAACATTAAATATACGCATTTGCGTTTCGAGTTTCGTCTTCTGCTGCTGATAGcgttaattttcagttttagtGTTGTTCAAGGGATCACTGATTCTTCTGATG TTGAAGCACTACAAGAGTTGTACAGTTCATTGAATTCTTCTTCACAGCTTAGCAGATGGACATCAATAGGTGGTGATCCATGTGAGGAATCCTGGTTGGGAATTACTTGTCAAGGTTCTTCTATTGTTTCTAT AGACGTAAGCGACAACAGGATTCATGAGTCAATTCCTTATCAGTTACCACCGAATCTTATTAAATT CAGGAATATTGCAAACAACAACTTCAGTGGGAATCTTCCTTATTCTATTGCTAGCTTGGTCTCTCTTAATTATCT GAACACAAGCAGCAATTCGCTTGGTCAGTCTATTGGAGATATATTTGCAAATCTTACCGACCTTCTGACCAT GGATCTCTCTCACAACAACTTCACTGGATATCTTCCCACTTCCTTTGCCTCATTGTCAAATCTTTTGGTTCT TCATGTGCAGAACAATCAGTTGTCTGGTTCACTTAATGTTCTAGAAGGGTTGCCTTTGGCTGATTT AAATGTCGCAAACAACAATTTTAGTGGATCAATACCACATAAGATCAGTTCTATTAGCAACTTCAT ATATGACAGGAATTCATTTGATGAGAGTCCTGCACCTCCTCCTCCACGGCCGCTTGGTAGACATCACCATACTTCTTCAGGTTCACTCACATCTTGGGGTTCTGATGGCCAGTCATGCAATTCAGTTAAAGGAAACAAGAACAGACTGACAGTTGGACCTATAGTAGCCATTATTTTGGGTTCTTTAGTGGTGGTAGTTTTGGCTGCGGTTGTCCTTTTTGCAGGAGTtcgagaaaagaaaaggaatgacaaCACAATAAAACATTCGTTTGGAAATATTCCTCGTATCCAAATGAAAG TGAATAATGAGGGCCATGAGCAGAGAGTAAAACCCACCCCAACGACATTGAATTTAACATCTCTTTCTACAGAGAACCTGCTGTCTCACAAGATGCAAGGAAATAATGGGTCTGTCAATGTAGTTAAATCACCCGTAACTGCTACATCTTATAATATTGGCAGTCTTCAAGGCGCAACAAACAGCTTTAGTCAAGAAAAACTTGTTGGTGAAGGTTCCCTTGGTCGTGTTTACAGGGGACAGTTCCATAATGGGAAG GTGATGGCcattaagaagattgaaaatGCAGCATTGTCATTGCAAGACGAAGATAATTTTCTAGAAGCTATTTCACATATGTCACGCCTTCGGCACCCAAACATTGTTCCCCTAACAGGTTATTGTACAGAACACGGGCAACGTCTTCTTGTTCATGATTATATAGCAAATGGGAGCTTGCAAGACATGCTGTACTTGTCTGATGATAGGATTAAAGTGTTGACATGGAATGTTCGTATAAAATTGGCTCTTGGCATTGCTCGCGCTCTTGA GTACTTGCATGAAGTGTGCCTGCCTTCAGTGGTTCACAGAAACTTAAAGTCTGCAAACATATTACTTGACCAAGAGCTGAATCCCTACTTGTCAGATTGTGGCCTAGCTGCTCTGCTACCAAATACAGAGCGACAG GTATCATCAGCTAAAATGGTTGGTTCATTTGGTTATAGTGCTCCTGAATTTGCCTTGTCTGGAATATACACTGTAAAAAGTGACATATATAGTTTTGGAGTATTGATGTTGGAGCTATTAACAGGCCGCAAGCCATTGGATAG TTCAAGGGTGAGAGCAGAGCAGTCTCTTGTAAGATGGGCTACTCCTCAGCTTCATGACTTAGATGCTCTGGCAAAGATGGTTGATCCTACACTAAACGGCCTGTATGCAGCAAAATCTTTGTTGCAATTGGCTGAAATAATTTCCCTCTGTGTCCAg CCCGAACCTGAGTTTCGGCCTTCTGCGCCTGAAGTTGTGCAAGCTTTGGTCCAATTGTCACAAAGGGCAAGTGTACAAAAAAGGCGATCAAGTGAGGAGTGA
- the LOC108206912 gene encoding protein STRUBBELIG-RECEPTOR FAMILY 8 isoform X5 produces the protein MNIKYTHLRFEFRLLLLIALIFSFSVVQGITDSSDVEALQELYSSLNSSSQLSRWTSIGGDPCEESWLGITCQGSSIVSIQISGLGLSGSMGYMLSSLGSLKTLDVSDNRIHESIPYQLPPNLIKFRNIANNNFSGNLPYSIASLVSLNYLNTSSNSLGQSIGDIFANLTDLLTMDLSHNNFTGYLPTSFASLSNLLVLHVQNNQLSGSLNVLEGLPLADLNVANNNFSGSIPHKISSISNFIYDRNSFDESPAPPPPRPLGRHHHTSSGSLTSWGSDGQSCNSVKGNKNRLTVGPIVAIILGSLVVVVLAAVVLFAGVREKKRNDNTIKHSFGNIPRIQMKVNNEGHEQRVKPTPTTLNLTSLSTENLLSHKMQGNNGSVNVVKSPVTATSYNIGSLQGATNSFSQEKLVGEGSLGRVYRGQFHNGKVMAIKKIENAALSLQDEDNFLEAISHMSRLRHPNIVPLTGYCTEHGQRLLVHDYIANGSLQDMLYLSDDRIKVLTWNVRIKLALGIARALEYLHEVCLPSVVHRNLKSANILLDQELNPYLSDCGLAALLPNTERQEDYL, from the exons ATGAACATTAAATATACGCATTTGCGTTTCGAGTTTCGTCTTCTGCTGCTGATAGcgttaattttcagttttagtGTTGTTCAAGGGATCACTGATTCTTCTGATG TTGAAGCACTACAAGAGTTGTACAGTTCATTGAATTCTTCTTCACAGCTTAGCAGATGGACATCAATAGGTGGTGATCCATGTGAGGAATCCTGGTTGGGAATTACTTGTCAAGGTTCTTCTATTGTTTCTAT TCAAATTTCTGGGCTAGGGCTCAGTGGCTCAATGGGCTACATGCTTTCGAGTCTTGGTTCACTGAAAACATT AGACGTAAGCGACAACAGGATTCATGAGTCAATTCCTTATCAGTTACCACCGAATCTTATTAAATT CAGGAATATTGCAAACAACAACTTCAGTGGGAATCTTCCTTATTCTATTGCTAGCTTGGTCTCTCTTAATTATCT GAACACAAGCAGCAATTCGCTTGGTCAGTCTATTGGAGATATATTTGCAAATCTTACCGACCTTCTGACCAT GGATCTCTCTCACAACAACTTCACTGGATATCTTCCCACTTCCTTTGCCTCATTGTCAAATCTTTTGGTTCT TCATGTGCAGAACAATCAGTTGTCTGGTTCACTTAATGTTCTAGAAGGGTTGCCTTTGGCTGATTT AAATGTCGCAAACAACAATTTTAGTGGATCAATACCACATAAGATCAGTTCTATTAGCAACTTCAT ATATGACAGGAATTCATTTGATGAGAGTCCTGCACCTCCTCCTCCACGGCCGCTTGGTAGACATCACCATACTTCTTCAGGTTCACTCACATCTTGGGGTTCTGATGGCCAGTCATGCAATTCAGTTAAAGGAAACAAGAACAGACTGACAGTTGGACCTATAGTAGCCATTATTTTGGGTTCTTTAGTGGTGGTAGTTTTGGCTGCGGTTGTCCTTTTTGCAGGAGTtcgagaaaagaaaaggaatgacaaCACAATAAAACATTCGTTTGGAAATATTCCTCGTATCCAAATGAAAG TGAATAATGAGGGCCATGAGCAGAGAGTAAAACCCACCCCAACGACATTGAATTTAACATCTCTTTCTACAGAGAACCTGCTGTCTCACAAGATGCAAGGAAATAATGGGTCTGTCAATGTAGTTAAATCACCCGTAACTGCTACATCTTATAATATTGGCAGTCTTCAAGGCGCAACAAACAGCTTTAGTCAAGAAAAACTTGTTGGTGAAGGTTCCCTTGGTCGTGTTTACAGGGGACAGTTCCATAATGGGAAG GTGATGGCcattaagaagattgaaaatGCAGCATTGTCATTGCAAGACGAAGATAATTTTCTAGAAGCTATTTCACATATGTCACGCCTTCGGCACCCAAACATTGTTCCCCTAACAGGTTATTGTACAGAACACGGGCAACGTCTTCTTGTTCATGATTATATAGCAAATGGGAGCTTGCAAGACATGCTGTACTTGTCTGATGATAGGATTAAAGTGTTGACATGGAATGTTCGTATAAAATTGGCTCTTGGCATTGCTCGCGCTCTTGA GTACTTGCATGAAGTGTGCCTGCCTTCAGTGGTTCACAGAAACTTAAAGTCTGCAAACATATTACTTGACCAAGAGCTGAATCCCTACTTGTCAGATTGTGGCCTAGCTGCTCTGCTACCAAATACAGAGCGACAG GAAGATTACCTTTGA
- the LOC108206912 gene encoding protein STRUBBELIG-RECEPTOR FAMILY 8 isoform X2 yields the protein MNIKYTHLRFEFRLLLLIALIFSFSVVQGITDSSDVEALQELYSSLNSSSQLSRWTSIGGDPCEESWLGITCQGSSIVSIQISGLGLSGSMGYMLSSLGSLKTLDVSDNRIHESIPYQLPPNLIKLNIANNNFSGNLPYSIASLVSLNYLNTSSNSLGQSIGDIFANLTDLLTMDLSHNNFTGYLPTSFASLSNLLVLHVQNNQLSGSLNVLEGLPLADLNVANNNFSGSIPHKISSISNFIYDRNSFDESPAPPPPRPLGRHHHTSSGSLTSWGSDGQSCNSVKGNKNRLTVGPIVAIILGSLVVVVLAAVVLFAGVREKKRNDNTIKHSFGNIPRIQMKVNNEGHEQRVKPTPTTLNLTSLSTENLLSHKMQGNNGSVNVVKSPVTATSYNIGSLQGATNSFSQEKLVGEGSLGRVYRGQFHNGKVMAIKKIENAALSLQDEDNFLEAISHMSRLRHPNIVPLTGYCTEHGQRLLVHDYIANGSLQDMLYLSDDRIKVLTWNVRIKLALGIARALEYLHEVCLPSVVHRNLKSANILLDQELNPYLSDCGLAALLPNTERQVSSAKMVGSFGYSAPEFALSGIYTVKSDIYSFGVLMLELLTGRKPLDSSRVRAEQSLVRWATPQLHDLDALAKMVDPTLNGLYAAKSLLQLAEIISLCVQPEPEFRPSAPEVVQALVQLSQRASVQKRRSSEE from the exons ATGAACATTAAATATACGCATTTGCGTTTCGAGTTTCGTCTTCTGCTGCTGATAGcgttaattttcagttttagtGTTGTTCAAGGGATCACTGATTCTTCTGATG TTGAAGCACTACAAGAGTTGTACAGTTCATTGAATTCTTCTTCACAGCTTAGCAGATGGACATCAATAGGTGGTGATCCATGTGAGGAATCCTGGTTGGGAATTACTTGTCAAGGTTCTTCTATTGTTTCTAT TCAAATTTCTGGGCTAGGGCTCAGTGGCTCAATGGGCTACATGCTTTCGAGTCTTGGTTCACTGAAAACATT AGACGTAAGCGACAACAGGATTCATGAGTCAATTCCTTATCAGTTACCACCGAATCTTATTAAATT GAATATTGCAAACAACAACTTCAGTGGGAATCTTCCTTATTCTATTGCTAGCTTGGTCTCTCTTAATTATCT GAACACAAGCAGCAATTCGCTTGGTCAGTCTATTGGAGATATATTTGCAAATCTTACCGACCTTCTGACCAT GGATCTCTCTCACAACAACTTCACTGGATATCTTCCCACTTCCTTTGCCTCATTGTCAAATCTTTTGGTTCT TCATGTGCAGAACAATCAGTTGTCTGGTTCACTTAATGTTCTAGAAGGGTTGCCTTTGGCTGATTT AAATGTCGCAAACAACAATTTTAGTGGATCAATACCACATAAGATCAGTTCTATTAGCAACTTCAT ATATGACAGGAATTCATTTGATGAGAGTCCTGCACCTCCTCCTCCACGGCCGCTTGGTAGACATCACCATACTTCTTCAGGTTCACTCACATCTTGGGGTTCTGATGGCCAGTCATGCAATTCAGTTAAAGGAAACAAGAACAGACTGACAGTTGGACCTATAGTAGCCATTATTTTGGGTTCTTTAGTGGTGGTAGTTTTGGCTGCGGTTGTCCTTTTTGCAGGAGTtcgagaaaagaaaaggaatgacaaCACAATAAAACATTCGTTTGGAAATATTCCTCGTATCCAAATGAAAG TGAATAATGAGGGCCATGAGCAGAGAGTAAAACCCACCCCAACGACATTGAATTTAACATCTCTTTCTACAGAGAACCTGCTGTCTCACAAGATGCAAGGAAATAATGGGTCTGTCAATGTAGTTAAATCACCCGTAACTGCTACATCTTATAATATTGGCAGTCTTCAAGGCGCAACAAACAGCTTTAGTCAAGAAAAACTTGTTGGTGAAGGTTCCCTTGGTCGTGTTTACAGGGGACAGTTCCATAATGGGAAG GTGATGGCcattaagaagattgaaaatGCAGCATTGTCATTGCAAGACGAAGATAATTTTCTAGAAGCTATTTCACATATGTCACGCCTTCGGCACCCAAACATTGTTCCCCTAACAGGTTATTGTACAGAACACGGGCAACGTCTTCTTGTTCATGATTATATAGCAAATGGGAGCTTGCAAGACATGCTGTACTTGTCTGATGATAGGATTAAAGTGTTGACATGGAATGTTCGTATAAAATTGGCTCTTGGCATTGCTCGCGCTCTTGA GTACTTGCATGAAGTGTGCCTGCCTTCAGTGGTTCACAGAAACTTAAAGTCTGCAAACATATTACTTGACCAAGAGCTGAATCCCTACTTGTCAGATTGTGGCCTAGCTGCTCTGCTACCAAATACAGAGCGACAG GTATCATCAGCTAAAATGGTTGGTTCATTTGGTTATAGTGCTCCTGAATTTGCCTTGTCTGGAATATACACTGTAAAAAGTGACATATATAGTTTTGGAGTATTGATGTTGGAGCTATTAACAGGCCGCAAGCCATTGGATAG TTCAAGGGTGAGAGCAGAGCAGTCTCTTGTAAGATGGGCTACTCCTCAGCTTCATGACTTAGATGCTCTGGCAAAGATGGTTGATCCTACACTAAACGGCCTGTATGCAGCAAAATCTTTGTTGCAATTGGCTGAAATAATTTCCCTCTGTGTCCAg CCCGAACCTGAGTTTCGGCCTTCTGCGCCTGAAGTTGTGCAAGCTTTGGTCCAATTGTCACAAAGGGCAAGTGTACAAAAAAGGCGATCAAGTGAGGAGTGA